tatatatatatatatatatatatatatatatatatatatatatatatatataaaacataggAAAACCTATTTGGTAGAGCCGATTCCATTCCAACCTTACAGATCATATACAAATATACATCATTAgatgttttaaaaatgaaattatctaTAAAATACACACGTACACATAGGtcgattttaaaatttaagtaaattaaatattgaattaaaaaaatattaaaaattttagataGAAGATCGCTTTCACGAATCCTACATACATAAAATTGTTCCTATGataaataatgtttaattaatcGAAACCAAAGGTGGCCCAGtggatataaataaatatatactaaaCCATAAACCAGCGGCAAGAGAGACAGAGTGAGAGCAATGCTTTTCCCGGAAAAGGAGAGAGACATAAAAAAAGTTCCAAGAAAGAATCACAGAATTTTCGCAGAAGCAGGCCAAGAATACACGCATCCCAAACCGTTATTAACGTGTCAGCCTCTAAATTTGCATGGCATATTGTCTTTAACTGAGTCAATTCCTTAATAAACCCTCTGCTTTACCAACCCTGTTCTCACTCATTCACATACTATAATACTACGATAGCGTAGACTCTTCCCAGTTCTGTTGTGTGAGTCTGTGAGTCTTTCTTAGCTGATATGGCGGTTGATCGCTCCCTTACGAGGTGCTGTAGCCTCGTACTGTGGTcgtggatgttgctgaggatgaTGATGGCGCAGGGTGCAGCCGCGAGGGCCAACCGGAAGGAGTGGGACTCGGTCATAAAGTTACCGGCTGAACCGGTCGATGCTGACTCGGATCATGAAGTGGGAACACGATGGGCGGTTCTTGTGGCTGGTTCAAACGGCTATGGAAACTACAGGCATCAAGTGAGTTAATTTGgtttctatgttttttttattattattatgttattgatACGGCATGAGATTTGTTTAATAACGATTGGTTTTTGAGTTTTTTAACTTTTCCTTcgtctcctttttttttttatttctaaaattaattaattagttatatgTTTTGAGTGGGCTTTGTTTTTAATGGTTTGATTTATGGATGTGGTGatgaattgaattaaaataaattcaggCAGATGTGTGCCATGCGTACCAGTTGCTGATAAAAGGTGggctaaaagaagagaacatagTGGTGTTTATGTACGATGACATAGCTACAGACGAGTTAAATCCCAGACCTGGAGTCATCATCAACCACCCTGAGGGACAAGATGTGTATGCTGGTGTTCCTAAGGTGATTTTTGTTAACTCTCTAACGTATATATCAACATTTATTTCTAACGTATAGTgtaaatactattttaaaaacaaattaagctCATCTAGCCCCAGCCTAATAGTAGTTCTTATTAAATTAGTCAGAGTTGatcttataaaacaaaaataaaaacttaagaaGTATAATATTAAGATAAGGTTGTCTATAAAACATAATGAAGTAACTAAACATTACCTTCTTTATGTCCTTTTTAATGACTCAAATTTATAAACTGTAattcttttatacttttttaatgaCTTAATGTAACTAAAATCATTAGTAATGGAagaataaatatctttaaacaGTATTTAGAACTATAATAAAATCTTATTGgagtcaaataaaaatataaaatttgaaattctattttatatcaTGGACTCACGGTCGGCATCAGCATGGACTCATGGTCGGCCTGTGGGCTGTAGCATCTTGTaagttgaaattcttttatatgGAAAGGTACGTTGATATTATATACTTGACCCGGGAATAAACTTTttcaagaaggaaaaaaaaaaaaaagctgcctttgaaattgttgttgctggcaattgaattaattagagTAATTGTGGTCTATATCCATCATAATCGAGTAACttaaaatctaatttatttGACTAGATAAAAGTTAGAAGAGAACATTGGTTAACGCAATTATTGCATTGTGGATAGACATTAGCGGGATGAGACGTcttcacaaataaaataaatgtgtaaaGTTTGTGTTTCCTATTGATGATATTTTCCAAATAGTAATAACTTAATGGTCAATTCATAAGCTAGCACTAGCTACATTGTCTAAACAGATTAGTCACAAATTATCATAGttccaaatagaaaaaaaaagaggttgtTCGATGTTACCTATTATAAGATAGTTGCTTCTTTTGTGCTGAGCTGTTCTGTTCATTAAATTTGTCCCTTTGATGggatgttatttatttatcttttaggaTTACACCGGTGAGAATGTGACGGCCCAGAACCTCTTTGCCGTTATTCTTGGAGACAAGAATAAAGTGAAGGGAGGAAGTGGCAAAGTGATCAATAGCAAACCTGAGGACAGAATATTTATATACTACTCTGATCATGGAGGTCCGGGAGTTCTTGGTGAGTTAAGTGTGactttaagtaaaaaaaataaaaattatcatcctaaagacttttttctttctttggttCATGGAGGTATAGTTTAATATGTGAACATAGttgtataaaacaaaattatctaaGGGTGTAAAAATGATCAATCCAGAACTATGTTCATATTAGATAAAGACATTATAACTTAGTCATTTCCtatttgatttgtattttgTAGGGATGCCAAACATGCCATACCTTTATGCTATGGACTTTATTGAAGTCTTGAAGAAGAAACATGCATCTGGAGGTTACAAGAAGATGGTAAAAATTCCATTTCTGTAGTATATCATGATTGGAAATGATGCCACTTTACTTATGTGAAGTTATTAAGGAGTTATCATGTGATCATGTAGGTCATATACGTGGAAGCTTGTGAAAGTGGGAGCATGTTTGAGGGTATAATGCCTAAGGATCTGCAGATTTATGTCACAACTGCATCCAATGCACAAGAGAATAGTTGGGGAACTTATTGTCCTGGAATGGATCCTTCTCCACCTCCAGAGTACATCACTTGCCTAGGGGATTTGTACAGTGTTGCTTGGATGGAAGATAGGTACTAAATATAGTGTTCTTTTGTGATCAACCCATATACTATGCATAATATTCTAATCCAAACTATATTTTTTCTCGACAAATGTTAACAATTACAATTAGTATGTTATGACACTGGAAGGATTTGAACTCATCTCATGACCTCCTTATCACTCCAATCCTTTATGTTCCTTTCCCAAGCACTAAACCACCTTATGACTcccaaataacaaaataacactagttgtattattcttttctttttaagttgttgtgcACCTCACTCTCTTTGATCAACTTCCCTTTGTCATTGacattgaaattgaattgtAAGGCCTGGACTTAAAGTGTTACAGTGTTAAATGGATTGATCATGTTGGCACCCTAAACATTATTAACTTTCTCTCATTTTGAATGATGAAACTTACCTCTGATGCTTGAATTTTCTGCAGTGAGACTCATAATCTAAAAAGGGAGTCCGTGAAACAACAATACAAATcggtaagatattttttttaatgaatttcaaatattaGCATTggtgaaaagaacaaaaaaaaaacaaaagctaTTATTGTGCAGGTAAAGCAACGGACTTCAAATTTCAACAACTATGCGATGGGTTCTCATGTGATGCAATACGGTGACACAAACATCACAGCTGAAAAGCTTTATTTATACCAAGGTTTTGATCCTGCCGCTGTGAACTTCCCTCCACAGAACGGAAGGCTAGAAACTAAAATGGAAGTTGTTAACCAAAGAGATGCAGAACTTTTCTTCATGTGGCAAATGGTATGCTTATTTTCCCCGCAAGTCAACATCTACTCAAACCCATCAGTAGATTTCTCTAAATCCTCATTTTTTTCAAGTGATCAAAACCCTTGCTCAAATACTATAACTCTTCTAATAACATCTATCCATAAAATTGGTTTTTCTTAACAGTATCAGAGATCAAACCATCAGCCAGAAAAGAAGACAGACATCCTCAAACAGATAGCGGAGACAGTGAAGCATAGGAAACACATAGATGGTAGCGTGGAATTGATTGGAGTTTTATTGTATGGACCAGGAAAAGGTTCTTCTGTTCTACAATCCATGAGGGCTCCTGGTCTTGCCCTTGTTGATGACTGGACATGCCTAAAATCAATGGTAAACATATATGACTGAatctttttattcctttaaacATTCATTGcatatatgcattttttttccttattgatCCATGTACAGGACTCACCAATCTTGAAGAGAGATTGGACCAATCCCTGTCCAAGAATTGGATTGATGTACATATTGcacaaaaaagaaacatcagTTTAACACTTTTAACTATTATTGTACATTGCTGTTAACTGATTATTGATATATGGGGTTGCAGGTTCGGGTGTTTGAGACTCACTGTGGGACACTGACTCAGTATGGCATGAAACACATGCGAGCATTTGCCAACATTTGCAACAGCGGTGTTTCTGAGGCCTCCATGGAAGAGGTTTGTGTGGCAGCTTGTGAAGGCTACGATTCTGGGCTATTACATCCATCAAACAAAGGCTATAGTGCTTGATTTTGGGTTTTGTACACAGCTTAAAAACCCGGTTGATGATGTAATACTTCTCTATTGCATTCTCCCTACTGGTTTCTGCTGCATGTGTCAAATTTTCTCTAAACTAGAGTAGCCCAATAGCATACGTGTTATGAGCATTGGTCATGTATATAAGTGTAATAGTAATATCTTTTACATATTATAAGATCAGTTAGTTTGGTTTACTAGTGTCTGTTTCAAGCTCTATTTTCTTGAACTCAACTCCTTCTAAATCAAGGAGATTTTTCTTAGTTCTTACCATGTTACTTTCCTTTGGTGAGATTGATTATAAACAACATAGGTCTAACATTCTGACGGACCAACAtttgtcattaaaaaaaaatagtgattgTAACGAAGCTTGAACTATTAGAGTTTAAATTTTCTCCGGAAATTGGTGGTATTAGTGCTTCACGGTGTACTAGCTATCactatcaccatatccttaaaaTGTTCAATAACCAGTTACCATATCCTTAGAATGTTCAATAACCAGTGACTTAATCTTTAGATATCAAGGAATTAATAAAggaaaagttaattaaatatttatctagattgttttatttaagaaaatagtgcttgttgattttttagatagatttaaaaaaacagAGCTTTTACTTTTATGGACTATAATTAACTTTTTCTAACCTTGTTAATCACCTTTGGttttgtaaaatgaaaaaagacaTAATGTTATGAGTTGCATTTTTGTAAAATGAGGATTTGAACTCCTTCTGTGGTGTGCTTTATAAGTTCTATGGGGTGTGAACGAAGTTCTTGATGActtgatttttttcaaaagaattattACTACTACACTTGAGCATTGGATTAAGAAAAACAATTCTAATATCACCTAtaacatttatcatttatcatttttatcttttatttctatttctctcaTCTTTCTAACTCAATTTACCTCATCTCATTCTCATCTTTAGTGTGAACGTTAATCAGCAAtcttagttttaatatttacatgacatatatatatatatatatatatatatatatatatatatatatatatatatatatatatatgatatcttTAGTATAAAATTCATAAgtcttaaatttgtttttgaaatttgtttttgatttttggtCATGTAAGtgagttttttaattttggttcctatatatttatttttgtaattttagtcttataagttagtgttttttaatttttatttttataaaatattttgctcacttttaatcttataagtttaaatttttctaattttgatcTCTAAAAGcatataagtttaaatttttctaattttgatcTCTAAAAGCATAAACTTATAGAGActataaaaattagaatattaaaggaattaaaattaaaaaaaaaaacttacgaaccaaaattagaaaaacgtcaacttaaaaaactaaaattgtgaaaataaactgagaccaaaaattaaaaaaccctaacttacatgaaaaaaaaaacatttttaagccaatttataaatttaaatatacaattTGATTCAATTCACCTAATGACTTCCTCGTTTGACAATTGATCCACTATCAATCTGAATTTAGTAGCATTAAGCCTTTTGAGTTACAAATGTGGTAAACGGAATCAGAATTCTATGGTCTTATTAGAGCATGGTATTGAGAATATATTCTTTCTACTTGATGGAGCAACAAATTTTAAGGCGCCTATGGTAGCCTCCAGTGGTGGCAATAATCTTCTGAACTCTCTCGAACTCGGAGACTCTGCATGGTATGGTTATTACACCCGGATGATCAAAACCATAAACTTTCTCTGCATCCTCCAATAGCTTCCCAAGGAGAGGGTGATTGAAGTGAGTAACTGGTACCAATACACGTTGCTTCTCATCTTCAGATTCGCCCACATGCACTGCCAAATGCCCCTTTGGTAATAGCTCTATTGGGATGTGGCCCAATTGTACATACCCATTTGTTCCTTGTCCAAAACATCGCACCAATTTGAAGATTACACACATGGGGTTCTTGTGTGACTTTCTGATCATTCTCACGGAATCAATTGAAGAGGGGGAGAATTTGAAATGGGTGTGTAGTGTGTACTCTTTCATTGGTTGATTATGGTCCTTTTTTAAAGACGGGGGAATGAACTCGTTTTGTGTATTTGTTAAAAGACTGATATACTTGGCAATTGGCATGGGAGTTTTGCTCGTGTCATTATATGAACGATAACATAAAGAATACGTGGCAGGCGGCGAATGATCCAAATATTTATGTTGTCTTTTATGGAAAATATGGCAAATGGGgaagatttttcttgttaatGTTGAATTCTTGGTTTTTCTCAAACGGTATATTCCTTTTCCTTCGACATTGCCcataaaggtttttttttttacaaatttgtaGCTTGGGAAAAGACTAAACCTAGAGAAAGGAAACAAGTTATCCGTCCttgtgaaaaatatttgatgaaaaCCTACAATATTAGTAGACACCTAAGAAGGGaggaaaaaaacatataaatttaataagatttataatatcataaaaataggaaaataaaaaatattaataagatatttaaaataaaaaataattgatatatcattattttttttcttttaagtaatGAAAAGGCCTATGCGGCCGAAACAACGAAAAAAAACTAAACGGCCAGTAAAAGCTTTAGCTGACATGGAGTATTAGGTGACAGTTTGTGATGGAATTGGTGTTAAGAAATATGGTGGTCTTTTAAAAAAGGTCCATTTATGGTACAGTTTGAGAGTTGCTGCGGGTGAACATGATGAATTTTTGAATCAGAATGGATTAGGGATAATTAGATTGATAATTTGTCaggataagataaaaaaaatcatttttatagcatgtaaaagtaattatttattattttacctttatcataaaaaacaagtgtttaatatttatgtatttacaatataaaataggtttacattattatttaattatatttattgtttaaattattttaagataattattataaaagttaataaatttattatatatattagattgtgattgaatgattgtcaaataaatctttttttataatatagtgTGATTCGAGAACGAATCAAACAAAAGTTGATGATCATATAATACTTCGGACAAAttataccaaaaaaaagaaaaaataaaaaatttaggtgTTATAtaattgagattgattttaaaaaatgaattaatattatttatactaacaaaatatatctattttttataatttatcatttaaaaattctacaattaaacatatttaactttaaataattataaataactgaCCATGTAAAAAGATTATAGAAACATATAAATAAAGGGTCGTCTTTTGAAACGTCTCACATCAATAATTACTATGCTAAAAGATTTTACAAATAAGCATTAAGTAACTTTGGAGTTCCAACttgctccaaaaaaaaaaaaaattggagatccAACATTTACACCAAATAAagttctaataaaataatttcccgTGGATACAAAGGACACGGATCAATAAAAAGTGTTTATTCCCAACAAGACCAAATAAGGCGTTAATAAGACAAATTATTCTCATCATCGAGTTGTAATTTATttcgaaaataaaaatattaaaaaaacgttatcataataaattaataattcattaggaattaaataatatttaaatactagattcaatttcaaatttttatattacttgtaaAGTATTACTTACATTATTTGATTgacatttaaagaaatttttactGATGTCTTTGTTTCTATTCACACCTATTAAAATATTCTGTGTAATTTCTCGcttgaaaagtttaatttatctattctttTATCCCAAATAGATAACATGATTGCATTAGATAATAGATAATAAGAAAGAGTTACATTACGAGAGTGAACTCTCAACACTAAGGTTCAGCCAGGTGGATAGAAGAAGTAtagaagaggaaaaaagaataattgaTAGAAAGATAGTTTTTCCTATTGGAGATATTGAGACTTAGATGTATTCATTAGAAAGCTCTAGTCTCTGGGGTTTGGGGTTTGTATTTCTCCTTTGtttcctactccttttataggttTAAGATAGCTTACTTTTCATGTTGACTTTGCGCTGAGCGTGGACTTTCGTGCTCAACACGCCTTTGGACTTTCTCGTGGGCTTTTTTCGTACTAAGCCTGAGTTTTTTGCCTTCTTCGTGCTGAGTTTTCCGCTTAGTAAGGGTGCGTACTAAGCGAACGGtctaattcttttaatttttcttaaagattttttctttcaatttttgtatcaaaattaaaaatatttaaatcatacTTAAAATAAACTATACTATAAAAcagtatattatttattataagtgaagtatgagaattctttgattattcaattttaattaacaattttatcattgaattttaaatcataaataaaaatattaaaagacttaaatattcttttattccTCAACAAAGtagatttatatataattaagcaaCTTATAATTCATTAGCCACATAAGAAAAATGTCTAAGTGTGTATTTGGcatataaagtaaaatattttttcgttTAAATTAcatggactaaaaaaatcaattttaagtttagattttttttttttttactaaaaccaTTTTTTGGTATAAACTACAGAactcaaaaatattaattaaaatggaataATCTTGTGCTATTTGATATATGCAGTTGTTAATGAactcaaaacatattttttttattgaactcaaaacatatttaaaactaaattaattaatcatcaatcataaattttaccaaagaaaagaatatataGTTATATCATACCACGCTTAACACTATTTTTTACAGCAGGACCACTCAGTCAAATGGCGTGTTATGTATCcaagattttaattaaatttatgtgaGACGGTGGTTGGCACATGATTGTAAATGTTTATTTGTAAGGGTAAAATAGAGTAAGAGGGTAATCATTCCGAATTCCACACTTCGAAACTTTGTTTGTTCTCGTTTcttaatcttattattattgatataattgtAAGTATTATTTTGAGGGGGACATATAAACCAATAATCATCATGTATCGATTAAATATAGAGTATAGTCCGTGTTGCCTTTCACATTATTGTTGTTGATCTCAGTTTTCACTGACACTGCTGTCACTCTACTGTCACTCCCCATGTCACAACATTCCAAAAAAGTATgattttattaacaattttttcttaGAACAATGtctaaaattgataataaatatttttattgaaattttttcgATATTGTTAATGTATTAtcgttatatttttaattaattaaatatttttatatattaatttatttaattattgtgtaataaaatataaaaagtaaaaaacacatTTATTGAGTGTTTAAagatattaagaaattaatacatataattgtcattaaaaaaatatgataaaaatacactgaaaataaaaatgaaatgttttaatattttatttatattgttttaatttgttaaactatgtttcttccatttctttttACTATCCACTTACGGGGACAATGTACCGATATATTAACGAATGTGTAATTAATATCTTCATTTATGTCAAAattgtttttcactttttcaTATGATTTTGACTATTCCTCTTGTATCTATGATAAATGTGTGAAGTATTTTCATCCCATCGTATATGtcttttttgaatattttaatttgtctcaaaatgtttgtgattttagaaaatgaagaaaggttTTTGTTTTCACCCTCATTTATTAGTATCATACCTAAGTacttaaataaattcataattatattctaaattattttttaataacatattataatttttttttgtaacatattcataattatattctaattaactcttttaataaggaattttaaaaaaatatttttatcactatattttatatcattataacttaaaagatagaaaaaattatataagataaagaaaatagCTATTGTTAttctctcaattttttaataaactcaTCGAAATAAATCTATTTCAAATGTTACCGAAtagaagaaactaaagaaaaatgatagaagGGTCTTATCAACCAATATCTTAAGTATGCtggtcaatttattttttttaaaaaaatatgtgtcttaaatttgaaatcttaaatgataaaaaacaaaacgaaaaaatgattattttttttaaaaaaatcttaaattgatTTATCAATAAAGAGACATATTTTCTAATGTGTCTTGAGACCTTGGTCCATAAACAAATGTATTAGTCATCATTCAAAGATTTGAAAGGCTAAGAAAATACAATATACTATTAGAAGAAagatttgttaataaattttaattaaaaattcattataataacttaatcaACAAACTTAAATTGTTAATGGCAAATGCTAACAAATTTATTTAGGTATCGGttaaaaaattaggaaaaaaaagtaaagtttCTATTGAGatacaaataaaattgtgtgatacattatcttttttttgctttcctataatatgattttcatacttatttctttaaattttttaatcgaTCTCTCAGGGACATTGGTTAGCAAATATTTTCTagtttctaattataaaaataattcatatcttttaagaaaaataattaatttagttaatcatattaaatctatcaattaattatactatcattctaaaattatcatttttatctctctattcacttaattttttcttattaatattttataaacataaCTAAATAAggatatacaaaaaataattaatatatttaaaaatttaaaaaatattataaaaaataaataatttattttttaaaaatattataattacggACGGAGAAAttactattatttgtttttcaaaaagtaaatggacattatatttgtaattattagcCATCATGCATTCAGCAAACCAACAATACATGATGCTATGCTTGTGTTTCCGTGCCAGAACAGTTTTTGACCTGAGTAGTAAGTAGTCAATAATATTATACTCACAAAACTTTATACATGAATTTTATGTATATTATTTAtagtttgattttcaaaataattaagtttaaatttttgaaaagataaaaaataattatttcttcaaaataaaagataaacacTTTATGCTATAATTCTCATTACCTAATTGAttgtttgattaattaaaaggcttaattacaaaaagtttgatataaaataaacagttaaattaatgattttaaaatcgAATCAATCGTTAAACCAATAAATAcactaattcaaaattttcaaaggtTCAACGTGACGAAAccagaataataataataataataataataataataataatatataattcattaaataaatataatactataattttataacactaaaatctaaaataaaaacatcatttcatagttttttaagatttaaactaaacataacaataaaatatatcataatatttaggtttatagtttaataaatacaacaatctcattaagaattaac
This genomic interval from Glycine max cultivar Williams 82 chromosome 5, Glycine_max_v4.0, whole genome shotgun sequence contains the following:
- the PM40 gene encoding seed maturation protein PM40 precursor, translating into MAVDRSLTRCCSLVLWSWMLLRMMMAQGAAARANRKEWDSVIKLPAEPVDADSDHEVGTRWAVLVAGSNGYGNYRHQADVCHAYQLLIKGGLKEENIVVFMYDDIATDELNPRPGVIINHPEGQDVYAGVPKDYTGENVTAQNLFAVILGDKNKVKGGSGKVINSKPEDRIFIYYSDHGGPGVLGMPNMPYLYAMDFIEVLKKKHASGGYKKMVIYVEACESGSMFEGIMPKDLQIYVTTASNAQENSWGTYCPGMDPSPPPEYITCLGDLYSVAWMEDSETHNLKRESVKQQYKSVKQRTSNFNNYAMGSHVMQYGDTNITAEKLYLYQGFDPAAVNFPPQNGRLETKMEVVNQRDAELFFMWQMYQRSNHQPEKKTDILKQIAETVKHRKHIDGSVELIGVLLYGPGKGSSVLQSMRAPGLALVDDWTCLKSMVRVFETHCGTLTQYGMKHMRAFANICNSGVSEASMEEVCVAACEGYDSGLLHPSNKGYSA